The Plasmodium brasilianum strain Bolivian I chromosome 14, whole genome shotgun sequence genome contains a region encoding:
- a CDS encoding myosin A-tail interacting protein, whose amino-acid sequence MEKQCPVCYFNLPDPESTIAPYDTELNYFMWGPGFEWQPEPEVKQISVEEENYEESEESEESVIELEELGDKVDSSEAKTFFNEKSSSGKISIQDASYNARRLGLAPSSTDEKKIKELYGENITYEQYLEYIAMCVHENDNIDELIKMFAHFDNNADGYLTKYQMRHILTTWGDALSEQEANDALNAFSKDDKINYRMFCEDILQ is encoded by the coding sequence atggaaaaacaaTGCCCCGTGTGTTATTTCAATTTACCGGATCCTGAATCAACGATAGCTCCATATGATACGGagttaaattatttcatgTGGGGCCCAGGTTTTGAATGGCAACCAGAACCTGAGGTAAAGCAAATATCAGTTGAAGAGGAAAATTATGAAGAGTCTGAAGAGTCAGAAGAATCAGTTATAGAGTTAGAAGAACTAGGTGATAAGGTTGATTCAAGTGAGGccaaaacattttttaatgaaaagagTAGCAGTGGAAAAATAAGCATTCAGGATGCTTCTTATAATGCTAGAAGATTGGGTTTAGCTCCATCAAGCACtgatgaaaagaaaattaaagagTTATATGGGGAGAACATAACATATGAACAATACTTGGAGTATATAGCCATGTGTGTCcatgaaaatgataatattgaTGAACTAATTAAAATGTTTGCACACTTTGATAATAATGCAGATGGATACTTAACCAAATATCAAATGAGGCATATTTTAACTACTTGGGGAGATGCTTTAAGTGAGCAAGAGGCAAATGACGCCTTAAATGCATTCTCAAAAGATGACAAAATTAACTATAGAATGTTCTGTGAGGATATTTTGCAATAG
- a CDS encoding methyltransferase, whose amino-acid sequence MLILIGTKKNHNNYLKCRYFSKVKYIKNTKFKEELYKYHHEQYIDDVSIRPILYLKEEIKKEKDKDEHKYNHEYKYSGVDKYKEKEKNMHDRRLKRNVPLVYSNEVSNLEELKNNPFTLVNVKNNNGESFGIATFNPYSLITARIISQNTLFPININFFIEKIKACLLWRSKLTKGGKNRNMISLSELSSDDNPSSSASTGMPMYSSTSATTEMLKCSSSSTHTSASTGMSMYSSTSATTEMLKCSSSNTHTSASSNVSTSAHTNTSSMLSSDISPSAHVHAHPMLDNQFCYRLINSEGDNLPGLIIDRFDEYISVQHLTVGCEMLACNINDALIELLKPKGIIFRNDNKERLNEKLEIYKKVVYGKIPEQVILIENDCFFLIDLINSPGTGWFFNRKCLRNLLCTYAYQKNILDLFSYVGSFGIQCAKNGKAKSVKCVEKDKKFVQLAKNAAYLNNIKNNNIEFICCDYLQFFKNCNELFDIIVLDPPNLIPKSKFIESGKKRYIDLINVAQKYITSNGLLLIIFTTKLCSYHDYINIINESFVGTNRSVKIVGQGRASPDNPVHISLYLFADFYWFILQISF is encoded by the coding sequence ATGCTTATATTAATAGGAACAAAGAAAAACCACAACAACTATCTCAAATGTAgatatttttcaaaagtcAAGTATATCAAAAACACAAAATTTAAGGAGGAACTATACAAATATCACCATGAGCAGTATATAGATGATGTTAGCATAAGaccaattttatatttaaaggaagaaataaagaaagagaaagacAAAGACGAGCACAAATATAACCATGAATACAAATACAGCGGAGTAGACAAAtataaagagaaagaaaaaaatatgcatgaCAGAAGGTTAAAACGGAATGTGCCTCTAGTTTACAGTAACGAAGTAAGCAATttagaagaattaaaaaataatcctTTTACCCTagttaatgtaaaaaataacaatggAGAGTCATTTGGCATTGCCACCTTCAACCCTTACTCTTTAATTACCGCAAGAATAATAAGTCAGAATACTCTTTTTCCAattaacataaatttttttatagaaaaaattaaagcttGTTTACTGTGGAGGTCCAAGCTTACCAAAGGGGGGAAAAACCGCAATATGATATCATTAAGCGAACTTTCATCGGATGACAACCCGTCATCTAGTGCATCTACTGGAATGCCCATGTATTCGTCCACCAGTGCGACCACTGAAATGTTAAAGTGTTCATCCAGCAGTACCCACACTAGTGCGTCTACTGGAATGTCCATGTATTCATCCACCAGTGCGACCACTGAAATGTTAAAGTGTTCATCCAGCAATACCCACACTAGTGCGTCATCTAATGTTTCCACTAGTGCACACACGAATACATCTAGTATGCTCTCGTCTGACATAAGCCCGTCCGCTCATGTACATGCACACCCAATGCTGGATAACCAGTTTTGCTATCGACTAATTAACAGCGAAGGGGATAACCTTCCAGGACTTATAATTGATCGCTTCGATGAATACATTTCAGTACAACACTTGACAGTCGGATGTGAAATGCTAGCTTGCAATATCAATGATGCACTTATTGAACTACTAAAGCCAAAAGGAATCATATTTCGAAATGACAATAAAGAAAggttaaatgaaaaattagaaatatataaaaaagttgtTTATGGAAAAATACCTGAACAAGTCATATTAATTGAAAAtgattgtttttttttaatagatcTTATTAATTCACCAGGCACTGGATGGTTTTTTAACAGAAAGTGTTTAAGAAATCttttatgcacatatgcatatCAAAAGAATATCCTcgatttattttcttatgttGGATCATTTGGAATTCAATGTGCAAAAAACGGAAAAGCAAAAAGTGTTAAGTGTGtagaaaaggataaaaaatttgtacaGCTAGCTAAAAATGCTGCttacttaaataatataaaaaataataatattgaatttatttgttgtgattatttacaattttttaaaaattgtaatgaACTGTTTGATATAATCGTTTTGGATCCTCCAAATTTAATCCCCAAATCAAAGTTTATTGAATCGGGTAAGAAAAGATATATCGATCTGATTAACGTAgctcaaaaatatattacatccAATGGGTTActactaataatttttacaaccAAATTATGCTCTTATCAtgattacataaatattattaatgaatCATTTGTTGGAACTAATAGAAGTGTTAAGATTGTAGGACAGGGGCGTGCTTCCCCGGATAATCCTGTGCATATTTCTCTCTATCTCTTTGCAGATTTTTATTGGTTCATTTTGCAAATAAGTTTCTGA